The Xanthomonas sp. DAR 34887 genome has a segment encoding these proteins:
- the folE gene encoding GTP cyclohydrolase I FolE codes for MADSKKTPEPPVTQDQAEAAVRTLLRWAGEDPDREGLLDTPRRVAEAYGDWFSGYQADPREYLLRTFEEVAGYDELIVLRDIEYESHCEHHMAPIIGKVHVGYLPRGKVVGISKLARVVEAYARRFQVQEKMTAQIAQCIQDVLQPLGVGVVVEGAHECMTTRGIHKRGVSMVTSKMLGTFREDARTRAEFLRFIDGGVR; via the coding sequence ATGGCCGACTCCAAGAAGACCCCCGAACCCCCAGTTACCCAGGACCAGGCCGAAGCCGCCGTGCGCACCCTGCTGCGCTGGGCCGGCGAGGACCCGGACCGCGAGGGCCTGCTGGATACCCCGCGGCGCGTGGCCGAGGCCTATGGCGACTGGTTCAGCGGCTACCAGGCCGACCCGCGCGAGTACCTGCTGCGCACCTTCGAGGAAGTGGCCGGCTACGACGAGCTGATCGTGCTGCGTGACATCGAATACGAAAGCCATTGCGAGCACCACATGGCGCCGATCATCGGCAAGGTGCACGTGGGCTACCTGCCGCGCGGCAAGGTGGTGGGCATCAGCAAGCTGGCGCGCGTGGTCGAGGCCTATGCGCGGCGCTTCCAGGTGCAGGAAAAGATGACCGCGCAGATCGCGCAGTGCATCCAGGACGTGCTGCAGCCGCTGGGCGTAGGCGTGGTGGTGGAAGGCGCCCACGAGTGCATGACCACCCGCGGCATCCACAAGCGCGGCGTCAGTATGGTCACCTCGAAGATGCTGGGCACCTTCCGCGAGGACGCGCGCACCCGCGCCGAATTCCTGCGCTTCATCGACGGCGGCGTGCGCTGA
- a CDS encoding DUF3375 domain-containing protein, with product MKHRVRIAGYRQLREQPLWKLLAADHAPELIGLLQTLLGDAQRRLPSSVLHERLQRQLDALKDDELSRELPRTAQAYLAHWLAQGWLERRLPEGDAEEEYELSRQAAQAIRFIAGVQGSASVATESRLSLVIEQLVQLAGQTETDPDARLAALRAERARIDAEIERVAAGKLAALDGKRALERTRDIIRLSDDLAEDFRRVRDDFEQLNREFRERIIDDEGTRGDVLEKLFAGIDVIGESEAGRSFQAFWSLLNDAEQSVQLDAALDTLLARGFARRLDRQERAFLRGLTATLLERGGQVHEVMQHFARSLRGFVQSRGYLEQRRLNQLLKQAQGEALQLRDRLHATAATGYTLPLSSARLRSLSQWRLHDPRSQQVDGRVQAAEAATISLDSVGDLVAQSEIDLRGLREDLHALLGEQPQLTIGEALRQRPAQQGLGSVIGYLALGTRHGVVVADEWEAVQWQGNDGQLRRARIPLVWFTKEKRNELV from the coding sequence ATGAAGCATCGTGTCCGGATCGCCGGCTATCGCCAGTTGCGCGAACAGCCGTTGTGGAAGCTGCTCGCCGCCGACCATGCGCCGGAACTGATCGGCCTGCTGCAGACCCTGCTGGGCGATGCGCAGCGGCGCCTGCCGTCGTCGGTGCTGCACGAGCGGCTGCAGCGCCAGCTGGATGCGCTGAAGGACGACGAGCTCTCGCGCGAGTTGCCGCGCACCGCGCAGGCCTACCTGGCGCACTGGCTGGCGCAGGGCTGGCTGGAGCGGCGCCTGCCTGAAGGCGATGCCGAGGAGGAGTACGAACTCTCGCGCCAGGCCGCGCAGGCGATCCGCTTCATCGCCGGGGTGCAGGGCAGCGCCAGCGTCGCCACCGAGAGCCGCTTGTCGCTGGTGATCGAGCAGCTGGTGCAGCTGGCCGGGCAGACCGAAACCGATCCGGACGCGCGGCTGGCCGCGCTGCGCGCCGAACGCGCGCGCATCGATGCAGAGATCGAGCGCGTGGCCGCGGGCAAGCTGGCCGCGCTGGACGGCAAGCGCGCGCTGGAACGCACCCGCGACATCATCCGCCTGTCCGACGACCTGGCCGAGGATTTCCGCCGCGTCCGCGACGATTTCGAACAGCTCAACCGCGAGTTCCGCGAGCGCATCATCGACGACGAGGGCACGCGCGGCGACGTGCTGGAGAAGCTGTTCGCCGGTATCGACGTGATCGGCGAAAGCGAGGCCGGGCGCAGCTTCCAGGCGTTCTGGAGCCTGCTCAACGATGCCGAACAGAGCGTGCAGCTGGATGCGGCGCTGGACACGCTGCTGGCGCGCGGCTTCGCGCGCCGGCTCGATCGCCAGGAGCGCGCGTTCCTGCGCGGGCTCACTGCCACCCTGCTCGAGCGCGGCGGCCAGGTGCACGAGGTGATGCAGCATTTCGCGCGCAGCCTGCGCGGGTTCGTGCAGAGCCGCGGCTACCTGGAGCAACGCCGGCTCAACCAGTTGCTGAAGCAGGCGCAGGGCGAGGCGCTGCAGCTGCGCGACCGCCTGCATGCCACCGCCGCCACCGGCTACACGCTGCCGCTGAGCAGCGCACGGCTGCGCTCGCTGTCGCAGTGGCGGCTGCACGACCCGCGCAGCCAGCAGGTCGATGGCCGGGTGCAGGCGGCGGAGGCGGCGACGATCTCGCTGGACAGCGTCGGCGACCTGGTCGCGCAGTCGGAGATCGACCTGCGCGGCCTGCGCGAGGACCTGCATGCGCTGCTCGGCGAGCAGCCGCAGCTGACCATCGGCGAGGCCTTGCGCCAGCGCCCGGCGCAGCAGGGACTGGGCAGCGTGATCGGCTACCTGGCGCTGGGCACGCGCCATGGCGTGGTGGTCGCCGACGAATGGGAAGCGGTGCAATGGCAAGGCAACGATGGCCAGCTGCGGCGCGCCCGCATCCCGCTGGTGTGGTTCACCAAGGAAAAACGCAATGAACTGGTCTGA
- a CDS encoding DUF4194 domain-containing protein codes for MNWSDDAPGSDADDFDTAADAATQADGRSALFAGDTGSLPLEARRALCQLLAGPSIDAYRHGPLWLALLRHEAAVRRVLCELFLELVLDRDSGVAFARQADTGELETPALLRTAPLTFIESVLLLFLRQQLAEADTRGERAVVEEAQLLEVLSVYEKNVSTDRAGFARRVLAAIAKMRDNHLLSKLRGSEDRYEVSPALKLLFSAEDVQALAAAYQGLREGTATDAVQ; via the coding sequence ATGAACTGGTCTGACGACGCGCCCGGCAGCGACGCCGACGATTTCGACACGGCAGCGGATGCCGCGACCCAGGCCGACGGCCGCAGCGCCCTGTTCGCCGGCGACACCGGCAGCCTGCCGCTGGAGGCGCGCCGCGCGCTATGCCAACTGCTGGCCGGGCCGAGCATCGACGCCTACCGCCACGGGCCGCTGTGGCTGGCGCTGCTGCGCCACGAAGCGGCGGTGCGCCGGGTACTGTGCGAACTGTTCCTGGAACTGGTGCTGGACCGCGACAGTGGCGTGGCCTTCGCCCGCCAGGCCGACACCGGCGAGCTGGAGACCCCGGCGCTGCTGCGCACCGCGCCGTTGACCTTCATCGAGTCGGTGCTGCTGCTGTTCCTGCGCCAGCAGCTGGCCGAGGCCGACACCCGCGGCGAACGCGCGGTGGTGGAGGAGGCGCAGCTGCTGGAAGTGCTGTCCGTGTACGAGAAGAACGTGTCCACCGACCGCGCCGGCTTCGCGCGGCGGGTGCTGGCGGCGATCGCGAAGATGCGCGACAACCACCTGCTGTCCAAGCTGCGCGGCAGCGAGGACCGCTACGAAGTATCGCCGGCGCTGAAGCTGCTGTTCTCCGCGGAGGACGTGCAGGCGCTCGCTGCCGCCTACCAAGGCCTGCGCGAGGGCACGGCGACGGATGCGGTGCAGTGA
- a CDS encoding ATP-binding protein, whose translation MTSLSDPSLSAPVPAPSLFADTLAEQRAQQYRMRRLQVHNWGTFNGLTDVPIADKGFLFVGRSGSGKSTLLDAMSALLTPPSIVDFNAAAREAERSGRDRSLVSYVRGAWADQQDSASGEIATQYLRKGATWSALALEYRNAHGQAVSLVRLFWIAGSGTAAADVRKHYMVAPRGFDVAAELDGFDLDLRRLKQRLGEDVHHFDSFAGYAERFRHLLGIGNEMALRLLHKTQSAKNLGDLNAFLRSFMLDEPRTFEAADRLVGDFAELDGAHHAVVTARRQVETLAPARQHYAELMALRRSVGELRELQLGIDGYREQRRLALLDARLQELDTQDRGLAGEEGQRREALDNHEQKLAERETEQRAQGGERVEALERERGRVERERDERMRRRSQVEQACRQLGMGLAGSAAGFAEQVAQARALREGVAGDASALDEAIAERMAERREDERRFAAIRTEIDALHKAPSSIPAPMQALRARLCADTGLAEAALPFVGELMQVDDAQAAWRGAIERVLHGFAQSLLVDDRHHATVAEWVNKTQLGTRLVYFRVRHNDALHSREPDTQSLLRKLQLRDHPYAGWLRHELGRRFDYACVDSAAQLRNAERAITREGQLKHPGDRYEKDDRHAVGDRKRWLLGYDNRDKLKVYEREGQALAQRIAACDADVAALRKQRELDQGRQLAAHTLAERDWDEIDVAPKLQRLSDIAEQLLQLREGDTALRALGEQIAVARALRDQARRTYEDVRLERAQLARERSRLQAQRETCAARVATASITLAQAQGLDARLAAMPPLSLDNLEAHLRSVERGLGEQLAQSQSQDARLGQQLLDCFRRYCQQWPEDSGDFTVSLASAEDFLARLQRLESDGLPRHEGRFFDLLQTQSKNNLLALQRHTAEAHKAIKQRMDEVNASLEQVPFNRGTLLTIEVSDRRLLEVQEFQQQLREVLGHQQTEDRALAEAQFATLRTLVQRLGAQDPELRRWREQVLDVRQHVEFVGVELDAHSRAQVEIYRSGAGKSGGQRQKLATTCLAAALRYQLGGEDGELPRYAAVVLDEAFDKADNEFTALAMNIFENFGFQMVVATPLKSVMTLEPFIGGACFVEISGRHTSGVLLIEYDEQAHRLQLPERTRGDAAVLHDANAAQADTATVTPMDADVAAAGKVDAASVAAMPAAPDSADAARATRGNNRLAKRGTAAAAAAASKKPAKPARPAKPAPAGTPVKSGKAAASAKPAAARAAAKPAAPRTAAEPAVTKPAAVKPAAATGEARERATTSKAKPPASPKARRPR comes from the coding sequence ATGACGTCCCTGTCCGATCCGTCTCTGTCCGCGCCCGTCCCCGCGCCGTCGCTGTTCGCCGATACCCTGGCCGAGCAGCGCGCGCAGCAATACCGCATGCGCCGCCTGCAGGTGCACAACTGGGGCACCTTCAACGGCCTGACCGACGTGCCGATCGCCGACAAGGGCTTCCTGTTCGTCGGCCGTTCCGGTTCGGGCAAGTCGACCCTGCTCGATGCGATGTCGGCGCTGCTGACCCCGCCGAGCATCGTCGACTTCAACGCCGCCGCGCGCGAGGCCGAGCGCAGCGGCCGCGATCGCAGCCTGGTGTCGTACGTGCGCGGCGCCTGGGCCGACCAGCAGGACAGCGCCTCGGGCGAGATCGCCACCCAGTACCTGCGCAAGGGCGCGACCTGGTCGGCGCTGGCGCTGGAATACCGCAACGCGCACGGCCAGGCGGTGAGCCTGGTGCGCCTGTTCTGGATCGCCGGCAGCGGTACCGCCGCGGCCGACGTGCGCAAGCACTACATGGTGGCGCCGCGTGGCTTCGACGTGGCTGCCGAACTGGACGGCTTCGACCTGGACCTGCGCCGGCTCAAGCAGCGCCTGGGCGAGGACGTGCACCATTTCGACAGCTTCGCCGGCTACGCCGAGCGCTTCCGCCACCTGCTCGGCATCGGCAACGAGATGGCGCTGCGGCTGCTGCACAAGACCCAGTCGGCGAAGAACCTGGGCGATCTCAATGCGTTCCTGCGCAGCTTCATGCTCGACGAGCCGCGCACCTTCGAGGCCGCCGACCGCCTGGTCGGCGATTTCGCCGAACTCGACGGCGCCCACCATGCGGTGGTGACCGCGCGGCGCCAGGTGGAGACGCTGGCCCCGGCGCGGCAGCACTACGCCGAACTGATGGCGCTGCGCCGCAGCGTCGGCGAGTTGCGCGAGCTGCAGCTGGGCATCGACGGCTACCGCGAGCAGCGCCGGCTGGCGCTGCTGGATGCGCGGCTGCAGGAACTGGACACGCAGGACCGCGGCCTCGCCGGCGAGGAAGGGCAGCGCCGCGAGGCGCTGGACAACCACGAGCAGAAGCTGGCCGAACGCGAGACCGAACAGCGCGCGCAGGGCGGCGAGCGGGTCGAGGCGCTGGAGCGCGAACGCGGCCGGGTCGAGCGCGAGCGCGACGAGCGCATGCGCCGGCGCAGCCAGGTCGAACAGGCCTGCCGCCAGCTCGGCATGGGCCTGGCCGGCAGCGCCGCCGGCTTCGCCGAGCAGGTGGCGCAGGCGCGCGCGCTGCGCGAAGGCGTGGCCGGCGACGCCAGCGCGCTGGACGAAGCGATCGCCGAGCGCATGGCCGAGCGCCGCGAGGACGAGCGCCGTTTCGCCGCGATCCGCACCGAGATCGACGCGCTGCACAAGGCGCCGTCGAGCATCCCCGCGCCGATGCAGGCGCTGCGCGCGCGGCTGTGCGCCGACACCGGCCTGGCCGAGGCGGCGCTGCCGTTCGTCGGCGAGCTGATGCAGGTGGACGACGCGCAGGCCGCCTGGCGCGGCGCGATCGAGCGCGTGCTGCACGGCTTCGCGCAGTCGCTGCTGGTCGACGACCGCCACCACGCCACCGTTGCCGAGTGGGTCAACAAGACCCAGCTCGGCACGCGCCTGGTCTATTTCCGGGTGCGCCACAACGACGCCCTGCACAGCCGCGAGCCGGACACGCAGTCGCTGCTGCGCAAGTTGCAGCTGCGCGATCATCCCTACGCCGGCTGGCTGCGCCACGAACTGGGCAGGCGCTTCGACTACGCCTGCGTGGACAGCGCCGCGCAGCTGCGCAACGCCGAGCGCGCGATCACCCGCGAAGGCCAGCTCAAGCATCCCGGCGACCGTTACGAGAAGGACGACCGCCACGCCGTCGGCGACCGCAAGCGCTGGCTGCTCGGCTACGACAACCGCGACAAGCTCAAGGTGTACGAGCGCGAAGGCCAGGCCCTGGCGCAGCGCATCGCCGCCTGCGATGCCGATGTCGCCGCGTTGCGCAAGCAGCGCGAACTCGACCAGGGCCGCCAGCTGGCCGCGCATACCCTGGCCGAGCGCGACTGGGACGAGATCGACGTGGCGCCCAAGCTGCAGCGCCTGAGCGACATCGCCGAACAGCTGCTGCAGCTGCGCGAAGGCGACACCGCGCTGCGTGCGCTGGGCGAACAGATCGCCGTGGCGCGGGCGCTGCGCGACCAGGCGCGGCGCACCTACGAGGACGTGCGCCTGGAGCGCGCGCAGCTGGCGCGCGAGCGCAGCCGGCTGCAGGCGCAACGCGAGACCTGCGCCGCGCGCGTGGCCACCGCGTCGATCACGCTGGCGCAGGCGCAGGGGCTGGACGCGCGCCTGGCCGCGATGCCGCCGCTGAGCCTGGACAACCTGGAGGCGCACCTGCGCAGCGTCGAACGCGGCCTCGGCGAACAACTGGCGCAGAGCCAGAGCCAGGACGCGCGGCTTGGCCAGCAATTGCTCGACTGCTTCCGCCGCTATTGCCAGCAATGGCCGGAGGACAGCGGCGATTTCACCGTGAGCCTGGCCAGCGCCGAGGATTTCCTGGCGCGCCTGCAGCGGCTGGAGAGCGATGGCCTGCCGCGCCACGAGGGCCGCTTCTTCGACCTGCTGCAGACCCAGAGCAAGAACAACCTGCTGGCCCTGCAACGGCACACCGCCGAGGCGCACAAGGCGATCAAGCAGCGCATGGACGAGGTCAATGCCAGCCTCGAGCAGGTGCCGTTCAACCGCGGCACCCTGCTGACCATCGAAGTCAGCGACCGCCGGTTGCTCGAGGTGCAGGAGTTCCAGCAGCAGCTGCGCGAGGTGCTGGGTCACCAGCAGACCGAAGACCGCGCGCTGGCCGAGGCGCAGTTCGCCACCTTGCGCACGTTGGTGCAGCGGCTCGGCGCGCAGGACCCGGAACTGCGGCGCTGGCGCGAGCAGGTGCTGGACGTGCGCCAGCACGTGGAGTTCGTCGGCGTGGAGCTGGATGCGCACAGCCGCGCACAGGTCGAGATCTACCGCAGCGGCGCCGGCAAGTCCGGCGGCCAGCGGCAGAAGCTGGCCACCACCTGCCTGGCCGCTGCGCTGCGCTACCAGCTCGGCGGCGAGGACGGCGAACTGCCGCGCTACGCGGCGGTGGTGCTGGACGAGGCGTTCGACAAGGCCGACAACGAATTCACCGCGCTGGCGATGAACATCTTCGAGAACTTCGGCTTCCAGATGGTGGTGGCCACGCCGCTGAAGTCGGTGATGACGCTGGAGCCGTTCATCGGCGGCGCCTGTTTCGTCGAGATCAGCGGCCGCCACACCTCCGGCGTGCTGCTGATCGAGTACGACGAGCAGGCACACCGGCTGCAACTGCCGGAACGCACGCGCGGCGATGCAGCGGTGTTGCACGATGCGAACGCAGCGCAGGCGGACACAGCGACGGTGACGCCGATGGATGCGGATGTCGCTGCGGCTGGGAAGGTTGATGCCGCAAGCGTCGCGGCCATGCCCGCGGCGCCAGACAGCGCCGATGCCGCGCGGGCCACGCGTGGCAACAACCGCCTGGCGAAGCGCGGCACCGCGGCCGCTGCCGCGGCGGCCAGCAAAAAGCCCGCCAAACCGGCGCGTCCCGCCAAGCCTGCGCCTGCCGGTACGCCGGTCAAGAGCGGGAAGGCGGCGGCGTCAGCCAAGCCCGCTGCGGCGCGAGCAGCGGCCAAGCCCGCGGCGCCCCGCACGGCAGCCGAGCCTGCTGTAACCAAACCTGCTGCAGTCAAACCTGCCGCCGCCACGGGCGAGGCCCGGGAGCGCGCCACCACCTCCAAGGCCAAGCCGCCGGCGTCGCCCAAAGCGCGCCGCCCTCGCTGA
- a CDS encoding sulfite exporter TauE/SafE family protein: MLELIPTELPWLLCIAFVAGLVDAAVGGGGLIQLPGLFATLPQQAPAVLLGTNKFSAMAGTGASAWRYARNVRFPWRPVLFATVAAFAFSFLGATAVSLLPKQAVRPLILVLLIAMLIYTLIKKDFGALHRPRHIGRRELAIALAMGAAIGFYDGFFGPGTGSFLIFLFIRFFGLDFLRASAASKVVNLATNLAALCFFVPSGQVLLAVAVPMAAANIAGAVAGTRLALRGGTPLIRQLFLVLVVVLIGKMGWDLLG; the protein is encoded by the coding sequence TTGCTGGAGCTGATCCCGACCGAACTGCCCTGGTTGCTGTGCATCGCCTTCGTCGCCGGGCTGGTGGATGCGGCGGTGGGCGGCGGCGGCCTGATCCAGTTGCCGGGGCTGTTCGCGACCCTGCCGCAGCAGGCGCCGGCGGTGCTGCTGGGCACCAACAAGTTCAGCGCGATGGCCGGCACCGGCGCATCGGCCTGGCGCTATGCGCGCAACGTGCGCTTCCCGTGGCGGCCGGTGCTGTTCGCCACCGTGGCCGCGTTCGCATTCTCCTTCCTCGGCGCCACCGCGGTCAGCCTGCTGCCGAAACAGGCGGTACGGCCGCTGATCCTGGTGCTGCTGATCGCGATGCTGATCTATACGCTGATCAAGAAGGACTTCGGCGCCTTGCACCGGCCGCGCCACATCGGCCGCCGCGAGCTGGCCATCGCGCTGGCGATGGGCGCGGCGATCGGCTTCTACGACGGTTTCTTCGGGCCGGGCACCGGCAGCTTCCTGATCTTCCTGTTCATCCGCTTCTTCGGCCTGGATTTCCTGCGCGCCTCGGCCGCTTCCAAGGTGGTGAACCTGGCCACCAACCTGGCCGCGCTGTGCTTCTTCGTGCCCAGCGGACAGGTGCTACTGGCGGTGGCGGTGCCGATGGCGGCCGCCAACATCGCCGGCGCGGTGGCCGGCACGCGGCTGGCGCTGCGCGGCGGCACGCCGTTGATCCGGCAGCTGTTCCTGGTGCTGGTGGTGGTGCTGATCGGCAAGATGGGCTGGGATCTGCTGGGCTGA
- a CDS encoding YchJ family metal-binding protein, with protein MPPSAPRLADPCPCGRPRDYAQCCGLYHAGAAAPDAETLMRARYSAYVRRDADYLRASWHPSTRPAELELETRTTWLGLTVQRVVDSGADSAEVAFLARYRIGGGSAVRMTEHSRFVREDGHWYYLDALD; from the coding sequence ATGCCTCCTTCCGCACCGCGCCTCGCCGATCCCTGTCCCTGCGGCCGTCCGCGCGATTACGCGCAGTGCTGCGGGCTCTACCATGCCGGCGCCGCCGCGCCCGACGCCGAAACGCTGATGCGCGCGCGCTACAGCGCCTACGTGCGCCGCGACGCCGACTATCTGCGCGCCAGCTGGCACCCGTCCACGCGCCCGGCCGAGCTGGAGCTGGAGACGCGCACCACCTGGCTCGGCCTGACCGTGCAGCGGGTCGTGGACAGCGGCGCCGACAGCGCCGAGGTCGCGTTCCTGGCCCGCTATCGCATCGGCGGCGGCAGCGCCGTGCGCATGACCGAGCACAGCCGTTTCGTGCGCGAGGACGGCCACTGGTACTACCTGGACGCGCTGGACTGA
- a CDS encoding sensor domain-containing diguanylate cyclase — protein MSAVPAAVMSFLGTALFAGLRRWRSHGRAFLCGGLLLAGHGAGAAPAPMPTLEGAWRPVAAADRGMPPSRADSALQRFDPARLTQLQGGDAGVWVLLWPARGQWPPAPWVLEVPSPALQRVTLFAPAAGAAPQQRGLMRDDPQALPGNGRLGFRIAAAPAAGQPLRLWVDQRGVMAASLRFQLRSESDYLRQDGRWLVVASLSFAIMLSMAAMALVFAWRLREATFLYYAVYVLGYGLVMALETGYVVHPLGLETIGQAARFWGRLGVATSIVAAVLFLERFADLARYLPRARRWLRGYALLVALIALPALLPLPWLDALGRALVNPLLILGGPLLLGTAVAAAWRGSRYAGLFLLGWTPLLLVTALGSLQGFGMVAHWTWSEEAALAAGAFEALVLSLGLAERSTSLRRDRDQARQLADLDPLTGLLNRRAWHERLTTLKQAARRQRQPLALMFLDVDHFKRLNDRYGHRAGDDGLRALAQALREELRGDDLIGRYGGEEFVIALPATDAAQATPIAERIRERFREQAALAFPDLQPTVSIGVVQLRPGDDANGLVQRADEALYAAKSGGRNRVVAVH, from the coding sequence GTGTCCGCCGTCCCTGCCGCCGTGATGTCTTTCCTGGGTACCGCGCTCTTCGCCGGGTTGCGCCGCTGGCGCAGCCATGGCCGGGCCTTCCTGTGCGGCGGCCTGTTGCTCGCCGGCCACGGCGCCGGGGCGGCGCCCGCGCCCATGCCAACGCTGGAAGGCGCGTGGCGCCCGGTCGCCGCCGCCGACCGCGGGATGCCGCCGTCGCGCGCCGATTCCGCGCTGCAGCGTTTCGATCCGGCCCGGCTGACCCAGTTGCAGGGCGGCGATGCCGGCGTCTGGGTGCTGCTGTGGCCGGCACGGGGGCAGTGGCCGCCGGCGCCGTGGGTGCTGGAAGTGCCCAGTCCTGCGTTGCAGCGGGTCACCCTGTTCGCCCCGGCCGCCGGCGCGGCGCCGCAGCAGCGCGGGCTGATGCGCGACGACCCGCAGGCCTTGCCCGGCAACGGCCGTCTCGGCTTCCGCATCGCCGCCGCGCCGGCCGCCGGGCAGCCGCTGCGGCTGTGGGTGGACCAGCGCGGGGTCATGGCCGCGTCGCTGCGGTTCCAGCTGCGCAGCGAATCCGACTACCTGCGCCAGGACGGCCGCTGGCTGGTGGTCGCCAGCCTGAGCTTCGCGATCATGCTGAGCATGGCGGCAATGGCGCTGGTGTTCGCCTGGCGCCTGCGCGAGGCGACCTTCCTGTACTACGCCGTCTATGTGCTCGGCTACGGCCTGGTGATGGCGCTGGAGACCGGCTACGTGGTGCATCCGCTGGGGCTTGAGACGATCGGCCAGGCCGCGCGGTTCTGGGGTCGCCTGGGCGTCGCCACGTCGATCGTCGCGGCGGTGCTGTTTCTGGAACGCTTCGCCGACCTGGCGCGGTACCTGCCGCGCGCGCGGCGCTGGCTGCGCGGCTATGCGCTGCTGGTGGCGCTGATCGCGCTGCCGGCGCTGCTGCCGCTGCCGTGGCTGGACGCACTCGGCCGGGCGCTGGTCAACCCGCTGCTGATCCTCGGCGGGCCGTTGCTGCTCGGCACCGCCGTGGCGGCGGCGTGGCGCGGCTCGCGCTATGCCGGGCTGTTCCTGCTCGGCTGGACGCCGCTGCTGCTGGTCACCGCGCTCGGCAGCCTGCAGGGCTTCGGCATGGTGGCGCACTGGACGTGGAGCGAAGAGGCGGCACTGGCCGCCGGCGCGTTCGAGGCGCTGGTGCTGTCGCTGGGTCTGGCCGAGCGCAGCACCTCGCTGCGCCGCGATCGCGATCAGGCGCGGCAACTGGCCGACCTGGATCCGCTGACCGGTCTGCTCAACCGCCGCGCCTGGCACGAGCGCCTCACCACGCTGAAGCAGGCCGCCCGGCGCCAGCGGCAACCGCTGGCGCTGATGTTCCTGGACGTGGACCACTTCAAGCGGCTCAACGACCGTTACGGCCACCGCGCCGGCGACGACGGCCTGCGCGCGCTGGCCCAGGCGCTGCGCGAGGAACTGCGCGGCGACGACCTGATCGGCCGCTACGGCGGCGAGGAATTCGTGATCGCGCTGCCCGCCACCGACGCCGCGCAGGCCACCCCGATCGCCGAACGCATCCGCGAACGCTTCCGCGAGCAGGCAGCGCTCGCCTTTCCCGACCTGCAGCCGACGGTGAGCATCGGCGTGGTCCAGCTGCGCCCCGGCGACGACGCCAACGGCCTGGTGCAGCGCGCCGACGAGGCGCTGTACGCGGCCAAGAGCGGCGGCCGCAACCGCGTGGTCGCGGTGCATTGA